The Oncorhynchus gorbuscha isolate QuinsamMale2020 ecotype Even-year unplaced genomic scaffold, OgorEven_v1.0 Un_scaffold_585, whole genome shotgun sequence genome segment AGATGGCCTCCAGTGAGTCTCACCATCCTGTTAATCTCCTGTATGGCATGGGCCACACTGCTAGCCTGGAAGCCTGTGGTGAGGAAGGACTGGAGCAGTGCATGGTGGTCCACTCCCTGGTTGAAGTCATAGCCCTTGATACGGGGCATGTCGTCTGGGAGGGCCGTGCTGGGCATCAGCACTGCATCCATGGCCACGAAGGGGGCGTGTTGTTCCGCCATGCCGTCTGTCAAACACAAGGAAACAAATCAAAAAGGTTTGCAACGGTTGCATAAAGAGTGCTGAACATGACATTTTACCTAAGTATCTGCAAAGATAGTTTGTGGCTTTCAACCTAGAATAGCTACAAGCAAAATGATCTGACAGCTGAAATCCTGTAGTTCATGTTGAAAAGGTTTGCAAAGTGTCAGCACCATTATCAACTGTCAACTCTCTTCAGCTAAATCAACTGTCAACTCTCTTGAGTCGCTAGCTAAATCAACTGTCAACTCTCTTCAGTCGCTAGCTAAATCAACTGTCAACTCTCTTCAGTCGCTAGCTAAATCAACTGTCAACTCTCTTCAGTCGCTAGCTAAATCAACTGTCAAGCTAAATCAACTGTCAACTCTCTTCAGTCGCTAGCTAAATCAACTGTCAACTCAGTCGCTAGCTAAATCAACTGTCAACTCTTCTTCAGTCGCTAGCTAAATCAACTGTCAACTCTTCAGTCGCTTCAACTCTCTTCAGTCGCTAGCTAAATCAGTCGCTAGCTTCAGCTAAATCAACTGTCAACTCTCTTCAGTCGCTAGCTAAATCAACTGTCAACTCTCTTCAGTCGCTAGCTAAATCAACTGTCAACTCTCTTCAGTAGCTAGCTAAATCAACTGTCAACTCTCTTCAGTCGCTAGCTAAATCAACTGTCAACTCCCTGAAAGATTCTGATTCTACTGTATAGCTGGTGGCAAGCAACAATATTAGGATCCTGCCTTGTATTGTGCTTAGTAGCAACTTAGAGACACCATTCTAACGTCCTCATTTAGCACATTTCATGACACCGAGATCAAAGTATAGCAGACGTTAGCTAGCAACTAACACTCCAATGCCTGCGGACTGCCTGGCTTGCAACtagctagcagctagctagctatgcatTCTCTATTGGCTTAAAAACAATTACACGCACTGACAAATGAAGCAACATAACGTTTTTTGAATTAGAGAATGCTGAAAATAAAAAAAGGTATCATTGTATAAAGACAGCCAAAACATTAGCAACACACCACAGGTCTAGAGCTCTGACATTCCCCATGCAGCACACGAAACAACTACGGAAAGCGCAAAGGTTCAAACGTAGCAACGCATTCTGGTGAAAGATTGTGTTCTGTATGCATCCTTCCTATGCTTATCATTATTTGTGTCAACATTAATCTCACTCACAGTCTCTTTCATCATCAGTGAGGGATGTGTGATGTTGATGTGACATTTCCAGgactgtgtgtgtaacctttaaaCCTGACACACATCACAGCAGCTTTGAAGTGGCCTCCACAAAGAGCAGGGGGGGGAAGACCACAGGTTAAAAGGAGGCCAGATGCCACTGACAGAAATTGGGACCTCAGTTGGACGTAGGCTCACATAGCCTAGTGTTAGAGTATAACAGTAACTTTCCCATTATTATTTCAAATCTAAACCAATATGAGGTGGAACAGGTTTCTGTGTGTTCGGCAGGTTTAACAGTTTCAACTCTCAACAATTGATTACAATTCCATTAATTTATTTAACTCACTTTGGAGTGGAAAGAGGTAGAGTTTCAGCTTGCTGTCTGGGACTAAAAGTGGGAGTCTCTCTGGAGGAGGGGATGTCAGAGAGGGTGTGCAGCAATAACAGTGTGATGCAGGCACGGAGGACTGTGGAACAACTACGAGTGGAGGCAAGCATGGAGAGGATCAAGGTGAGAGTACACTAAAGTAGCCTGTGTGTAATGATTTAGTTGGAAGTAGAATTTCAAATTAATTTGGAGAATGACAATTTTATTGATCAATACTTTCATTTGATGAATCAAAAATACGAAATTGTGGGAGCAGTGCAGAGCAGTCTGATGCAGAACGGATCAAGGAAAATGTGAACTTACCCCAACACTCATCTTAGGACACATCAATAACTGTGTATTGGGCATCACCTTTCTTCTGAATGTACAATAACCTCAGCTTTGAGACAATCTTTAAGTTATGGCTGTTCCTTACTTCTTCCTCCCAGATCTCCACAGCAGCTGCCCAGCTGGTGCAGTACTGTCAGGAGCACAGTCGCAGTGACCCCCTCCTCACCGGCATCTCTGCCTCCTCCAACCCCTTCAAAGACAAGAAGACCTGTGTCCTGCTGTAGAAAGGCTGCCCCAGGTCACTGCTCTCTGGTGCTGCATTCAACAGTGCTTCATCAGGAACAGTGAAACATTTTGATGCCAGGCTGCGTCAACATGTCCTACTTCATCATGCCAGACAAGACATTAACGTGTTGGCTAAAGCAGAACCTGACTGGTTGGTACAGTATTGGTCATGTTGTAACTTCAGCATGTGGCTTGCAGTCCAGAATGTCTCAATAACAAAGGAGAGCAAACTGTTTCTTCTTGACATTACAGAGGTACACTGGTTAACAATGAATTCATTGAGTGTAAACATTTTATTCATAACAAAAGAAGTCACACATTGCATATTCACAAATGCATATTTACAAAATCTGAAtcatttgggtatttctatgcaGTCAGAGGACTCTTGCAGCAGGTGAAGAAGGGTTGTAGATAAGGAGTTGGCATGGAGATTGATTGTTGCTAAGGACAGTGtgtgtaataaaataaaataaacttgtAACAAATAATTAGTGAACAATGCAGTACTATTGGGTTTTGCACTCAAATGAGCCACTTGAGCGAGGTGGATGCTGGGACACTACAGAttcaaatcaaagttgattttGTCACGTGTGTAACGGTACAGCGCTTTCCTCAACAGTGCAGAATTAAATAAAAACGTTAAGAGTTGGTAAAGTAGTTACCCTAAGAGAGAATCACAAAGAGGAAGAACTCAAACCAGTGTAATTGACAAACAAGTGCTGTGGTACTGAGTAGAAGAACGCCACTACACACATTATGACAGTTCGACCAAAATACTTTACAATCAGTGTGTCAGAACGGCTTGACTGATTCTTTCCATTGTGTTTCCGAATCTGTTTCAATTGTCAATGAGGAAAATACTTAATCTATTTTCTAGAGACCAACTGTCTGGAATGTCATTTTAATTAACAAGCTAAAACCAGGTCATTGCAAAATCAAATCATGTACAA includes the following:
- the LOC124018874 gene encoding guanine nucleotide-binding protein G(I)/G(S)/G(O) subunit gamma-12-like; the encoded protein is MSERVCSNNSVMQARRTVEQLRVEASMERIKISTAAAQLVQYCQEHSRSDPLLTGISASSNPFKDKKTCVLL